The following are encoded in a window of Nocardioides houyundeii genomic DNA:
- a CDS encoding Re/Si-specific NAD(P)(+) transhydrogenase subunit alpha — protein sequence MRIGIPREARPGETLVAATAKTAEQLTKLGYDVVVESGAGQAADLRDESYAEAGIRVGDADEVWSSDVVVKVNAPTDAEIARLRRGATVVSLMAPARSPELVDKLAAAGVTALAMDAVPRISRAQSMDVLSSMANVAGYRAVIEAAHVFGRQFTGQVTAAGKVPPARVFVVGAGVAGLAAIGAAGSMGAIVRAFDVRPEVAEQVESMGGQFVTVDMESEVSSDGYAKEMTAEQEAATALMYDEEARNADIVITTALIPGRPAPKLITAETVAAMQPGSVIVDMAAANGGNCALTQTGDKVVTDNLVTILGYTDLAGRLAAQTSQLFGTNVVNLFKLLTPEKDGQMVLDMDDVVQRGITVVFDGETMWPPPPVQVSAAPAAPAAAAAEPVEPKKPADPRRKVFGAALAAVLFAALATVSPPEFLSHFTVFALAVVVGYYVISNVAHALHTPLMSETNAISGIILVGGILQVGSTNALVSVLAVLAVLVASINIFGGFLVTLRMLEMFRKD from the coding sequence GTGCGCATCGGGATCCCCCGCGAGGCCCGGCCCGGCGAGACTCTCGTCGCGGCCACAGCGAAGACGGCCGAGCAGCTGACCAAGCTCGGGTACGACGTGGTCGTGGAGTCGGGTGCCGGTCAGGCCGCCGACCTGCGCGACGAGTCCTACGCCGAGGCCGGGATCCGGGTCGGCGACGCCGACGAGGTCTGGTCCAGTGACGTCGTGGTCAAGGTCAACGCCCCCACGGACGCCGAGATCGCCCGGCTGCGCCGCGGCGCCACCGTGGTCTCGCTGATGGCCCCGGCCCGCAGCCCCGAGCTGGTGGACAAGCTCGCCGCGGCCGGAGTGACCGCGCTGGCGATGGACGCCGTGCCCCGCATCTCGCGCGCCCAGTCGATGGACGTGCTCTCCTCGATGGCCAACGTGGCCGGCTACCGCGCGGTGATCGAGGCCGCCCACGTCTTCGGCCGCCAGTTCACCGGCCAGGTGACCGCCGCCGGCAAGGTGCCGCCGGCCCGGGTCTTCGTGGTGGGTGCCGGCGTCGCCGGGCTCGCCGCGATCGGTGCCGCCGGCTCGATGGGCGCGATCGTGCGTGCCTTCGACGTGCGCCCCGAGGTCGCCGAGCAGGTCGAGTCGATGGGTGGACAGTTCGTCACGGTCGACATGGAGTCCGAGGTGTCCTCCGACGGCTACGCGAAGGAGATGACGGCCGAGCAGGAGGCCGCCACCGCCCTGATGTACGACGAGGAGGCGCGCAACGCCGACATCGTCATCACCACCGCGCTGATCCCCGGTCGCCCCGCGCCCAAGCTGATCACCGCCGAGACCGTGGCCGCGATGCAGCCCGGCTCGGTCATCGTCGACATGGCCGCGGCCAACGGCGGCAACTGCGCGCTCACCCAGACCGGGGACAAGGTGGTGACCGACAACCTGGTCACCATCCTGGGCTACACCGACCTGGCGGGGCGCCTGGCGGCGCAGACCAGCCAGCTGTTCGGCACCAACGTGGTCAACCTGTTCAAGCTGCTGACGCCCGAGAAGGACGGTCAGATGGTGCTGGACATGGACGACGTGGTCCAGCGCGGCATCACCGTCGTGTTCGACGGCGAGACCATGTGGCCGCCGCCGCCGGTCCAGGTCTCCGCGGCCCCCGCCGCGCCCGCCGCCGCGGCGGCGGAGCCGGTCGAGCCCAAGAAGCCGGCCGACCCGCGTCGCAAGGTCTTCGGCGCCGCCCTCGCCGCGGTGCTGTTCGCCGCGCTCGCCACGGTGTCGCCACCGGAGTTCCTGAGCCACTTCACGGTGTTCGCGCTCGCGGTGGTGGTGGGCTACTACGTCATCTCCAACGTCGCGCACGCCCTGCACACCCCGCTGATGAGCGAGACCAACGCGATCTCCGGGATCATCCTGGTCGGCGGCATCCTGCAGGTCGGCTCCACCAACGCCCTGGTGTCGGTGCTGGCCGTGCTCGCGGTCCTGGTGGCCAGCATCAACATCTTCGGTGGCTTCCTGGTGACGCTCCGCATGCTCGAGATGTTCCGGAAGGACTGA
- a CDS encoding MMPL family transporter, translating to MATLLYRLGKTAFRRWPFFLAAWLVAFVAVAGFAATSSKPMSDALTIPGIPSEKAADMQEELFPDSVDAFSEATVNIVVVAPEGERLDQKKYAGAIDELVAGIPDLPQVSDDLKVVGPVEAAAGQEKMFVDAAKESGQPVEQARENAAVLSPLSEDGRVGVVSFDWDVEAPTEVEASSIDALEDLMADVEDSSGLRMEANGSGMSSITELGVTSEAIGIAVALVVLLVTFGSLVAAGMPILIALVAVLLTNVGVIAMTAFTDIGSTTPMLATMIGLAVGIDYTLFILARYRSELHHTDDREEAMGVSVGTAGSAVVFAGLTVVIALAALIVVKIPFLTSMGFAAASGVAIAVLAALTLLPAVLGVLKSKAFGGQVIKHAPKRDADGRLANNGVRWARLIGKAPAAFALLVVVVLGALAFPIKDMHLAFPTDGTKPASTTQRQATDLVAENFGPGRDGPLLVVVDARDLPEDERGQAFGAVAEWAAQKDGVSNAQVVLTNEDGTGAQVMVTPTTGPDDEATEDLLADLRESQDQIDEQTGATTGVTGLTAITSDVSERLSDALPVYLAVVIGLAFVLLVLVFRSILVPLTATLGFLLSVLATLGATVLVFQKGLFGIIEGQPIVSFMPIILIGMVFGLAMDYQVFLVTRMREAHVHGMSTREAVVDGFRNSARVVTAAAAIMIAVFAAFILQTEPIIKSMGFALAAAIIFDAFIVRLVLIPALLFLLGEKAWWIPKWLDRVLPNVDVEGEKLDRPHMRNDADQQVLVDDTV from the coding sequence ATGGCCACCCTGCTCTACCGACTCGGCAAGACGGCATTCCGCCGTTGGCCGTTCTTCCTCGCGGCCTGGCTCGTGGCGTTCGTCGCCGTCGCCGGATTCGCCGCCACCTCGTCCAAGCCGATGAGCGATGCCCTCACCATCCCCGGGATCCCCTCGGAGAAGGCCGCGGACATGCAGGAGGAGCTGTTCCCCGACAGCGTCGACGCGTTCTCCGAGGCCACCGTCAACATCGTGGTCGTCGCCCCCGAGGGTGAGCGACTGGACCAGAAGAAGTACGCCGGCGCCATCGACGAGCTGGTCGCCGGCATCCCGGACCTGCCGCAGGTCTCGGACGACCTGAAGGTCGTCGGCCCGGTCGAGGCCGCCGCCGGCCAGGAGAAGATGTTCGTCGACGCCGCCAAGGAGAGCGGACAGCCCGTCGAGCAGGCCCGGGAGAACGCCGCCGTGCTCTCCCCGCTGTCCGAGGACGGCCGGGTCGGTGTCGTCTCCTTCGACTGGGACGTCGAGGCGCCCACCGAGGTCGAGGCCAGCTCGATCGACGCCCTCGAGGACCTGATGGCAGACGTCGAGGACTCCAGCGGCCTGCGCATGGAGGCCAACGGCTCCGGGATGAGCAGCATCACCGAGCTGGGCGTGACCTCGGAGGCCATCGGCATCGCCGTGGCCCTGGTGGTGCTGCTGGTGACCTTCGGCTCCCTGGTCGCGGCCGGCATGCCGATCCTGATCGCCCTAGTCGCGGTGCTGCTGACCAACGTCGGCGTCATCGCCATGACCGCCTTCACCGACATCGGCAGCACCACGCCGATGCTGGCCACGATGATCGGCCTCGCCGTCGGCATCGACTACACCCTGTTCATCCTGGCTCGCTACCGCAGCGAGCTGCACCACACCGACGACCGCGAGGAGGCGATGGGCGTCTCGGTCGGCACCGCCGGCTCCGCGGTGGTCTTCGCCGGGCTCACCGTCGTCATCGCGCTGGCGGCGCTGATCGTGGTCAAGATCCCGTTCCTCACCTCGATGGGCTTCGCGGCCGCCTCCGGTGTTGCGATCGCGGTCCTCGCCGCGCTCACCCTGCTCCCCGCCGTCCTCGGCGTGCTCAAGTCCAAGGCCTTCGGTGGCCAGGTCATCAAGCACGCCCCCAAGCGCGACGCCGACGGCCGCCTGGCGAACAACGGCGTGCGCTGGGCCCGGCTGATCGGCAAGGCGCCGGCCGCGTTCGCGCTGCTCGTCGTGGTGGTGCTGGGTGCGCTCGCGTTCCCCATCAAGGACATGCACCTGGCCTTCCCGACCGACGGCACCAAGCCCGCCTCCACCACCCAGCGTCAGGCCACCGACCTGGTCGCCGAGAACTTCGGCCCCGGCCGCGACGGCCCGCTGCTGGTCGTCGTGGACGCCCGCGACCTCCCCGAGGACGAGCGCGGCCAGGCCTTCGGTGCCGTGGCCGAGTGGGCGGCGCAGAAGGACGGCGTCAGCAACGCCCAGGTGGTGCTCACCAACGAGGACGGCACCGGCGCCCAGGTCATGGTCACCCCGACGACCGGACCCGACGACGAGGCCACCGAGGACCTGCTCGCCGACCTGCGTGAGTCCCAGGACCAGATCGACGAGCAGACCGGCGCCACCACCGGCGTCACCGGCCTGACCGCGATCACCTCCGACGTCTCCGAACGGCTCAGCGACGCCCTGCCGGTCTACCTCGCAGTGGTCATCGGACTCGCGTTCGTGCTGCTCGTCCTGGTCTTCCGCTCGATCCTGGTGCCGCTGACGGCCACCCTGGGCTTCCTGCTCTCGGTGCTGGCCACCCTCGGCGCCACGGTGCTGGTGTTCCAGAAGGGCCTCTTCGGCATCATCGAGGGACAGCCCATCGTCTCCTTCATGCCGATCATCCTGATCGGCATGGTGTTCGGCCTCGCCATGGACTACCAGGTGTTCCTGGTGACCCGGATGCGTGAGGCGCACGTGCACGGCATGTCGACCCGCGAGGCGGTGGTGGACGGCTTCCGCAACAGCGCCCGGGTGGTCACCGCGGCCGCGGCCATCATGATCGCCGTCTTCGCGGCGTTCATCCTGCAGACCGAGCCGATCATCAAGTCGATGGGCTTCGCGCTCGCCGCGGCGATCATCTTCGACGCCTTCATCGTCCGGCTGGTGCTGATCCCGGCACTGCTGTTCCTGCTGGGCGAGAAGGCCTGGTGGATCCCGAAGTGGCTCGACCGGGTGCTGCCCAACGTCGACGTCGAGGGCGAGAAGCTGGACCGGCCGCACATGCGCAACGACGCCGACCAGCAGGTCCTCGTGGACGACACCGTCTGA